A window from uncultured Desulfobacter sp. encodes these proteins:
- the fusA gene encoding elongation factor G gives MIRDLKRVRNIGISAHIDSGKTTLTERILFYTNRIHKINEVRGKDGTGAVMDSMELEKERGITIASAATHCEWDKHAVNIIDTPGHVDFTVEVERSLRVLDGVVLILCSVSGVQSQSITVDQQMKRYEVPCIAFVNKCDRSGANPLKVCKQLRDKLGHNSVMMQLPIGLEDKHEGLVDLVKMKAFFFEGDNGEKMVEADIPAELQDDAAAAREEMLDAVSLFSEELTDALLEEAEISEELIMAAVRTGTIAREMTPVFLGSAYKNKGVQPLLNAVVNYLPCPLDIRNEAIDLDNNEETIILDSDFDKPTVALAFKLEDGQYGQLTYIRVYQGCVNKGDTLVNSRDHKKVKIGRLIRMHSNQMEDVESIPAGHIGAMFGVDCASGDTFVSPEINYSMLAMHVMEPVISLSITPKDNKAQINMSKALNRFTKEDPTFKTYVDHETGDTIIQGMGELHLEVYVERMKREYKAEVTTGQPRVAYRETITQKAPFNYTHKKQTGGAGQFGRVAGFMEPTEEEFEFVNKITGGRIPTQYIPACEKGFEGCLVKGPSLEFPVTGIKVTLEDGAYHAVDSSEMAFQAAARGGFLEAYNKAKPVIMEPIMKVVIETPNEFQGACMGLINQRRGIIQGSQEEGVMSVIESQVPLSDMFGFSTVLRSATQGKAQFTMEFSSYKQAPQSIADDIAKKKAEERAAKNK, from the coding sequence ATGATCAGAGATCTTAAACGGGTAAGAAATATTGGAATCAGTGCCCATATTGATTCCGGTAAAACCACGCTTACTGAACGGATTCTTTTTTACACCAACCGAATCCACAAAATCAACGAAGTCAGGGGCAAGGACGGCACGGGTGCGGTCATGGATTCCATGGAGCTGGAAAAAGAGAGGGGCATCACCATTGCCTCTGCAGCCACCCATTGTGAATGGGACAAGCATGCCGTAAATATCATTGACACACCGGGCCATGTGGATTTCACCGTAGAGGTGGAACGTTCCCTGCGTGTTCTTGACGGCGTTGTGCTTATCCTTTGCTCGGTATCCGGGGTACAGTCCCAGTCCATCACCGTTGACCAGCAAATGAAACGCTACGAAGTACCCTGCATTGCCTTTGTCAACAAATGTGACCGTTCAGGCGCCAACCCGCTTAAAGTCTGCAAGCAGCTCAGAGACAAACTCGGACATAATTCCGTCATGATGCAGCTGCCCATCGGCCTTGAAGATAAACATGAAGGCCTTGTGGATCTTGTTAAAATGAAAGCCTTCTTTTTCGAAGGCGACAATGGGGAAAAAATGGTTGAAGCCGACATCCCTGCAGAACTGCAAGATGATGCCGCCGCAGCCAGGGAAGAGATGCTTGATGCCGTATCCCTGTTCTCCGAAGAACTGACCGATGCGCTTCTCGAAGAAGCTGAGATTTCCGAAGAGCTGATCATGGCAGCCGTCAGAACCGGCACCATTGCCCGGGAAATGACCCCTGTATTTTTGGGCTCTGCTTACAAAAACAAAGGTGTTCAGCCCCTGCTGAATGCTGTTGTTAATTATCTGCCCTGCCCGCTGGACATTAGAAACGAAGCCATTGATCTGGACAACAACGAAGAAACCATTATTCTCGACAGCGATTTTGACAAACCCACCGTGGCACTGGCTTTTAAACTGGAAGACGGCCAGTATGGTCAGCTGACCTACATCCGTGTTTACCAGGGCTGTGTCAACAAGGGCGACACCCTGGTCAACAGCAGGGACCATAAAAAAGTTAAAATCGGCCGCCTCATTCGCATGCACTCCAACCAGATGGAAGATGTGGAATCCATTCCGGCCGGCCATATCGGTGCCATGTTCGGCGTTGACTGCGCCTCAGGCGACACCTTTGTTTCACCGGAGATCAACTACTCCATGCTGGCCATGCATGTTATGGAGCCGGTTATCTCCTTGTCCATCACCCCCAAGGACAACAAAGCCCAGATCAACATGTCCAAGGCCCTGAACAGATTTACCAAAGAAGACCCGACATTCAAGACCTACGTGGATCATGAAACCGGAGATACGATCATCCAGGGCATGGGTGAACTTCATCTGGAAGTTTATGTGGAGCGTATGAAACGCGAATACAAGGCCGAGGTGACCACAGGCCAGCCAAGAGTTGCATACAGGGAAACCATCACCCAGAAAGCCCCGTTCAACTATACCCACAAAAAACAGACTGGTGGTGCAGGTCAGTTCGGTCGTGTGGCAGGGTTTATGGAACCCACCGAAGAAGAATTTGAATTTGTCAACAAAATCACCGGCGGCCGTATCCCCACCCAGTATATTCCGGCCTGTGAAAAGGGCTTTGAAGGCTGCCTTGTCAAGGGGCCCAGCCTTGAGTTCCCTGTTACCGGCATCAAGGTTACCCTGGAAGACGGTGCATACCATGCCGTTGACTCTTCTGAAATGGCTTTCCAGGCAGCCGCCCGCGGTGGTTTCCTTGAAGCTTACAACAAGGCAAAACCGGTTATCATGGAACCGATCATGAAGGTGGTTATTGAAACCCCCAATGAGTTCCAGGGTGCCTGCATGGGCCTGATCAACCAGCGCCGTGGCATTATCCAGGGCTCCCAGGAAGAAGGGGTTATGTCCGTCATTGAATCCCAGGTTCCGCTGTCCGATATGTTTGGTTTCTCAACTGTATTAAGATCTGCTACCCAGGGTAAGGCCCAGTTCACCATGGAATTTTCTTCCTACAAACAGGCCCCCCAGTCTATTGCAGACGACATTGCCAAGAAAAAGGCCGAAGAAAGAGCTGCCAAAAACAAATAA
- a CDS encoding alkaline phosphatase codes for MQFFKQIKSYFAVCLALLFMAAPVLAGPPKYVFYFIGDGLGAAQRQFSEFFLQEQLQNPDSHLLMNTFEVAGINTTYCADTLITDSAAAGTALASGVKTNKGVIGKDVNGNNVKTLAEAAKEHGMKTGIITTTRLTHATPAAFAAHNVSRNNENEIAEDFLNSGIDFFAGGGIRHFIPASMKIEKGDAIGKTIKSKRKDEKDLVKGFEDKGYATFIGMKGAKAFKSADFSKQDKVFAAFTYTHMPYEVERMNQYKNVPSLGEMTIAGINALDKGDKGFFMMVEGGRIDHAAHANDPSGVIWDTMAFDDAIKTAYQFLKQHEDQTLIVVVGDHETGGMGLGMDSMGYKLNMATLNNVHVSVEDTLNEAGQYKGDKAAYLQFLAENFGLSNLSDTETASLNKAMASADAGDTLGYYKLNPAALTAAHILSSRANINWTTTIHTATMIPMSATGAYAARFGGYKDNTQIAKTMAQVLGFDL; via the coding sequence ATGCAGTTTTTCAAACAAATCAAATCTTATTTTGCTGTCTGTCTGGCACTGCTTTTTATGGCTGCCCCAGTCCTGGCCGGGCCACCCAAGTATGTATTTTATTTTATAGGCGATGGGTTAGGTGCCGCCCAGCGCCAGTTCAGTGAATTTTTTCTTCAGGAGCAGCTTCAAAATCCTGACAGCCATTTGCTCATGAACACCTTTGAAGTTGCAGGTATCAACACCACCTATTGTGCCGACACCCTGATTACAGACTCTGCTGCTGCCGGAACGGCGCTTGCGTCAGGCGTAAAAACAAACAAAGGCGTTATCGGGAAAGACGTAAACGGGAACAATGTTAAAACCCTGGCCGAAGCAGCAAAAGAACATGGCATGAAAACCGGTATTATCACGACCACACGACTGACCCATGCCACACCTGCCGCCTTTGCCGCCCACAATGTCTCAAGAAATAATGAAAATGAGATTGCAGAGGATTTTCTCAATTCCGGAATTGATTTTTTTGCAGGGGGCGGCATCCGCCATTTTATTCCTGCATCCATGAAAATTGAAAAAGGCGATGCGATCGGTAAAACCATCAAATCCAAACGAAAAGACGAGAAGGATCTTGTGAAAGGGTTTGAAGACAAGGGATATGCGACCTTTATCGGGATGAAAGGTGCAAAGGCGTTTAAGTCGGCTGATTTTTCAAAACAGGACAAAGTATTTGCAGCCTTTACCTATACCCATATGCCATATGAAGTCGAGCGTATGAACCAGTATAAAAATGTTCCATCCCTTGGTGAAATGACTATAGCCGGTATCAATGCCCTGGACAAGGGAGACAAGGGCTTTTTTATGATGGTTGAAGGCGGCAGAATCGACCATGCCGCCCACGCCAATGACCCGTCCGGTGTTATCTGGGACACCATGGCCTTTGACGACGCCATTAAAACCGCCTATCAATTTCTAAAACAACATGAGGACCAGACCCTGATTGTGGTTGTGGGGGACCACGAAACAGGCGGTATGGGACTTGGCATGGACAGTATGGGTTACAAGCTGAATATGGCGACCCTGAATAATGTTCATGTCTCCGTGGAAGACACACTGAACGAAGCGGGACAATACAAGGGGGACAAGGCCGCTTACCTCCAATTTCTGGCCGAAAATTTCGGTCTGTCCAACTTGAGCGATACTGAAACTGCCAGCCTGAACAAAGCCATGGCGTCTGCCGATGCAGGGGATACTCTGGGATATTACAAACTCAACCCAGCAGCACTGACAGCGGCCCATATTCTCTCCAGCCGGGCCAATATCAACTGGACCACGACCATTCACACCGCCACCATGATCCCCATGTCGGCCACGGGTGCCTATGCCGCAAGATTCGGCGGTTACAAAGACAATACACAGATCGCTAAAACAATGGCCCAGGTCCTGGGATTCGACCTGTAA
- a CDS encoding YibE/F family protein, protein MNKSFLFSILALTALMAAMFFYFLAREPAMDPATMEVKARVMDVDNSEVHTSGLSHIGFQTLEIEILNTRFKGIKAQASNSLNGQINLENLYHVKDTIIAAIIMDKDGTIEHVKAVDLYRQNSLLAMFIVFTIALLLYAGAIGVKALISFVLSIFIIWEILVKQILEGHPPLITTTVTLVLLSGIIIFMVAGINRKGVTAFLGTITGLAVTLCATLVFGDQAGLLGMTQPYVNALIFSGYYDLDIRQIFYSAIVLGASGAAMDIAMDIAASMDEIRIKKPDISPRELIKSGFTVGRQVIGTMTTTLLLAYSGGYLTLLMIFRVKDPSFMRMINLKIVAAEIMRTLIGSMGLVMVAPITALLGGIIIAGFKAHTHKG, encoded by the coding sequence ATGAATAAATCGTTTCTCTTTTCGATTCTGGCGTTGACTGCGTTGATGGCAGCCATGTTTTTTTACTTTCTGGCCCGGGAGCCGGCAATGGACCCCGCCACCATGGAAGTGAAGGCCAGGGTTATGGACGTTGATAATTCCGAGGTTCACACCTCAGGTCTTTCCCACATCGGTTTTCAGACCCTTGAAATTGAAATTTTAAACACACGGTTCAAGGGTATAAAAGCCCAAGCGTCCAACAGCCTGAACGGCCAGATCAATCTCGAAAATCTCTACCATGTCAAAGATACAATCATTGCAGCAATTATCATGGATAAAGACGGCACAATAGAACATGTCAAAGCGGTTGATCTTTACCGGCAAAACAGCCTTTTGGCCATGTTTATCGTTTTTACCATTGCGCTGCTGCTCTATGCCGGCGCCATTGGTGTCAAGGCCCTTATCTCTTTTGTGCTGTCCATCTTCATTATCTGGGAAATTCTGGTCAAACAGATCCTTGAAGGACACCCACCCCTGATCACCACCACCGTCACCCTTGTTTTGCTGTCGGGCATCATCATCTTCATGGTCGCAGGAATCAACCGCAAAGGAGTGACTGCATTTTTAGGCACAATTACGGGCCTTGCCGTGACCCTTTGCGCCACCCTTGTTTTCGGCGATCAGGCCGGTCTTTTGGGCATGACCCAACCCTATGTGAATGCATTGATCTTTTCCGGCTACTACGATCTTGACATTCGCCAGATTTTTTATTCAGCCATCGTACTGGGGGCTTCGGGTGCCGCCATGGACATTGCCATGGATATTGCGGCATCCATGGATGAGATCAGAATAAAAAAACCGGATATCAGCCCAAGGGAGCTGATAAAATCCGGATTCACAGTGGGGCGTCAAGTGATTGGAACCATGACCACGACACTGCTTTTGGCTTATTCCGGCGGATATCTGACGCTATTGATGATTTTCAGGGTGAAAGACCCAAGCTTCATGCGCATGATCAACCTTAAAATCGTGGCCGCTGAAATCATGCGAACCCTGATCGGCAGTATGGGCCTGGTTATGGTGGCACCGATTACCGCCCTGCTTGGCGGGATTATCATTGCAGGATTTAAGGCCCACACCCATAAAGGTTGA
- a CDS encoding polyphosphate kinase 2 family protein, with the protein MDYVKRFQVKPGDKVNLKKIDADFKDGHESKEHALAEIEAYNGRLKKLQYMLYAENKHSLLICLQGRDAAGKDGTINHVLATLNPQGCTVTGFKVPSAQEAAHDFLWRYHKATPARGQVAIFNRSHYEDVLVVRVHDLLPKAVWSKRYDQINDFEKMLHANGTHILKFYLHIDADEQLKRFKKRIDDPQRQWKISENDYTERSYWDDYTKAFESAMEKCSTQQAPWFIIPSNHKWFRNLAISKIIVETLESLQMKMPEPTVDIREIRKQYHEILEKEEGNKPEN; encoded by the coding sequence ATGGATTATGTTAAGCGTTTTCAGGTTAAGCCGGGAGACAAGGTAAATCTCAAAAAAATAGATGCAGACTTCAAAGACGGACACGAATCCAAGGAACATGCACTGGCGGAAATTGAGGCGTACAACGGCAGACTCAAAAAACTTCAGTATATGCTGTACGCGGAAAACAAACACTCGTTGCTCATCTGCCTCCAAGGCAGGGATGCAGCCGGCAAAGACGGCACCATTAACCATGTGCTGGCGACCCTGAACCCCCAAGGCTGCACCGTAACCGGCTTCAAGGTCCCTTCTGCCCAGGAGGCGGCCCACGATTTTCTCTGGCGTTATCACAAGGCAACGCCCGCAAGGGGACAAGTGGCTATTTTTAACCGTTCCCACTATGAGGATGTACTGGTGGTCCGGGTACACGACCTTCTGCCCAAGGCGGTCTGGTCAAAGCGCTACGATCAGATCAACGATTTTGAAAAAATGCTTCACGCCAACGGCACCCACATACTTAAATTTTATCTGCACATTGACGCGGACGAACAACTTAAACGATTCAAAAAAAGGATTGATGATCCCCAGCGCCAGTGGAAAATCAGCGAAAACGACTATACGGAGCGATCCTATTGGGACGATTATACAAAAGCATTTGAATCTGCAATGGAAAAATGCAGTACCCAACAGGCACCATGGTTCATTATCCCCTCCAACCACAAGTGGTTCCGCAACCTTGCCATATCCAAAATCATTGTCGAGACGTTAGAGTCCCTGCAGATGAAGATGCCGGAACCCACCGTCGACATCAGGGAGATCAGAAAACAATACCACGAAATCCTGGAAAAAGAAGAAGGGAATAAACCGGAAAATTAA
- a CDS encoding putative Na+/H+ antiporter has translation MKLRSAIPLLVLVVLSAGFACAAGGGGSDAHETLVNFPPSFASYQDDDIHGVLAILKYRISHTPFNLVASLIFLAAILHTFLTCKFLYYAHKWKAAHQKKIEAGTVSENSTIFRAEIFHFLGEVEVIFGLWAVVLTAAIVLFYDWQTFVGYISNVNYTEPMFVVVIMTLASSRPILYFSEKIMSRVAALFNGTLAAWWLTIMTLGPILGSFITEPAAMTISAMLLARKFYELKPAKKLQYATISLLFVNISVGGTLTHFAAPPVLMVAAPWDWNLSFMFTTFGWKAVIGIVLSNALVFLVFKREIFKLERKFKLSLLKKEIKDKYIHSDSLKKNLKLAEQRIGNELQEEYQRIKDSAKDSTMTVCTMDETDCALLEETFEQEFEDLKVQQMSVSVPGLLPRDKRPKLSDPNWDNRSGGVPGWIIAVHIAFMVWTIANAHHPAIFVSGMLFFIGFSHVTWPFQNNINLKSPMLVGFFLGGLVIHGGLQGWWIAPVLGSLGEIPLMLSATVLTAFNDNAAITYLSTLVPGFTDSLKYAVVAGAVTGGGLTIIANAPNPAGQALLKDYFTNGISPLLLLAYSLVPTIIMTLCFLFL, from the coding sequence ATGAAACTTCGTTCGGCAATTCCTCTTTTGGTTTTGGTAGTATTGTCAGCAGGGTTTGCTTGCGCAGCAGGAGGCGGCGGTTCCGATGCGCATGAAACCCTCGTTAATTTTCCTCCAAGTTTTGCAAGTTACCAAGATGATGACATCCATGGCGTTTTGGCAATCCTGAAGTACCGCATCAGTCATACGCCGTTTAATCTGGTGGCCTCTTTAATTTTTTTGGCTGCAATTCTTCACACCTTTTTGACTTGTAAATTTCTTTACTACGCACATAAGTGGAAAGCGGCGCACCAAAAAAAAATTGAAGCGGGAACAGTGTCTGAAAATTCCACAATATTCCGTGCAGAGATATTTCATTTTTTAGGTGAGGTTGAAGTTATCTTTGGCCTTTGGGCTGTTGTTCTGACCGCGGCGATCGTTCTCTTTTACGACTGGCAGACCTTTGTCGGATATATAAGTAATGTAAATTACACTGAGCCGATGTTTGTTGTGGTCATTATGACTCTTGCTTCCTCCCGACCCATTTTGTATTTTTCAGAAAAAATAATGAGTCGGGTTGCCGCTCTTTTTAACGGGACTTTGGCGGCCTGGTGGCTGACCATAATGACTCTGGGGCCGATTCTAGGCTCATTTATCACGGAACCTGCGGCAATGACTATTTCAGCCATGCTGCTTGCCCGCAAATTTTATGAGTTAAAGCCGGCAAAAAAACTTCAATACGCCACAATTTCCCTTTTGTTCGTCAATATTTCGGTTGGCGGAACCCTTACCCATTTTGCTGCGCCCCCGGTGCTTATGGTGGCCGCCCCTTGGGACTGGAACCTGTCTTTCATGTTCACCACCTTCGGCTGGAAAGCGGTTATCGGTATCGTTCTTTCCAATGCTTTGGTTTTTCTGGTATTCAAAAGGGAAATTTTTAAGCTTGAAAGAAAATTCAAGCTGTCCCTGTTGAAAAAGGAGATCAAGGATAAGTACATCCATAGCGATTCGCTTAAAAAAAATCTTAAACTGGCCGAACAACGGATCGGCAATGAATTGCAAGAAGAATATCAAAGAATTAAAGATTCGGCAAAAGACTCCACAATGACCGTATGTACAATGGATGAAACTGATTGTGCCTTGTTGGAGGAAACCTTTGAACAGGAGTTTGAGGATCTTAAGGTTCAGCAGATGAGTGTTTCGGTTCCGGGCCTGCTTCCAAGGGATAAAAGGCCAAAACTCAGCGATCCCAATTGGGATAATCGGTCCGGCGGTGTCCCCGGGTGGATTATAGCTGTTCATATTGCCTTCATGGTCTGGACCATTGCCAATGCACACCACCCTGCCATTTTTGTTTCCGGAATGCTCTTTTTTATCGGGTTTAGCCATGTGACCTGGCCGTTCCAGAATAATATCAACCTGAAATCCCCGATGCTGGTGGGTTTTTTCCTGGGCGGCCTGGTTATCCACGGCGGCCTTCAGGGATGGTGGATTGCACCGGTGCTCGGCAGTCTGGGGGAAATTCCGCTCATGTTGAGCGCTACGGTGCTCACGGCATTTAATGACAATGCCGCCATTACCTATTTGAGCACACTGGTGCCGGGCTTCACCGACAGTCTGAAATATGCGGTTGTGGCCGGAGCAGTTACCGGCGGCGGTTTGACCATAATTGCCAATGCTCCGAATCCGGCCGGGCAAGCCCTATTAAAAGATTATTTCACCAACGGTATTTCGCCCTTGTTACTGCTTGCCTATTCACTTGTGCCCACTATAATTATGACACTTTGTTTCCTTTTCTTATAA
- the nhaB gene encoding sodium/proton antiporter NhaB, with product MFNALVKNFLGNAPIWYKLAIIVFLIINPILLITSGPFVMGWVLIAEFIFTLAMALKCYPLPSGGLLAIEAIIMGMAKPETVYHEALANFEVILLLMFMVAGIYFMKEFLQFTFTRILVQVQSKTIIALLFCFAGAFLSAFLDALTVTAVIIAVAFGFYNVYHRYVSGKGSTGDHDLTNDQAVKDAEREDLVQFRGFLRNLMMHGAVGTALGGVCTLVGEPQNLLIGSQMGWHFVDFFLEVAPVSMPVLLVGLGTCYILEKKQWFGYGVELPGNIRSHLLETAVKMEEQGGKKLKARLVIQGIGGIWLILALAFHLAAVGLIGLSVIIFLTSMNGITDEHQFGHAFTEALPFTALLVVFFSIVAVIHEQHLFHPIMHFVLSLHGHLQLGAYYIANGLLSAISDNVFVATVYITETKMHFVQMLGQIPHIGMTGSELMDKLTNPHLVRADVLAALPAEAAAKAGEIIKHFDHLAVAINTGTNIPSVATPNGQAAFLFLLTSALAPVIRLSYGRMVWLALPYTITMSLTGLISAYLFL from the coding sequence ATGTTCAACGCCTTAGTAAAAAACTTTTTAGGGAATGCGCCGATTTGGTACAAACTTGCCATTATCGTGTTCCTGATCATCAACCCAATTCTCCTTATAACATCCGGCCCATTTGTCATGGGCTGGGTGCTCATCGCTGAATTTATTTTCACCCTGGCCATGGCACTTAAATGTTATCCCCTGCCCTCGGGTGGTCTTTTAGCCATTGAAGCCATTATTATGGGTATGGCAAAACCGGAAACCGTTTACCATGAAGCCCTGGCAAACTTTGAAGTTATCCTTCTTCTGATGTTCATGGTTGCAGGCATCTATTTCATGAAGGAATTTTTGCAGTTCACCTTTACTCGTATTCTTGTTCAGGTGCAGTCTAAAACTATCATTGCCTTACTTTTTTGCTTTGCCGGCGCTTTTCTGTCTGCCTTCCTTGATGCGTTAACCGTTACAGCGGTAATTATTGCGGTTGCCTTTGGGTTTTACAATGTCTACCATCGTTATGTCTCCGGCAAAGGTAGTACAGGTGACCATGATCTCACCAATGATCAGGCAGTTAAAGATGCCGAACGGGAAGACCTTGTTCAATTCCGGGGCTTTTTACGCAACTTGATGATGCATGGTGCCGTAGGTACCGCGCTGGGCGGCGTTTGCACCCTGGTTGGAGAACCCCAGAACCTGCTCATCGGCAGCCAGATGGGCTGGCACTTTGTTGACTTCTTCCTGGAAGTTGCACCGGTCTCCATGCCCGTTCTTCTTGTCGGGCTTGGCACCTGTTATATCCTGGAAAAAAAGCAGTGGTTCGGCTATGGCGTTGAACTGCCCGGCAACATCCGTTCACATCTGCTGGAAACCGCAGTTAAAATGGAAGAACAAGGCGGAAAAAAACTCAAAGCTAGACTTGTTATTCAGGGTATCGGCGGTATCTGGCTGATCCTGGCACTGGCCTTCCATCTTGCCGCTGTGGGTCTCATCGGCCTCTCCGTTATCATATTCCTGACCTCTATGAACGGAATTACCGACGAACACCAGTTCGGACATGCGTTTACCGAAGCGCTGCCCTTTACCGCCCTGCTGGTTGTCTTTTTCTCCATCGTCGCGGTTATTCACGAACAGCACCTGTTTCACCCCATCATGCATTTTGTTCTCAGCCTTCATGGTCACCTGCAGCTTGGTGCATACTATATTGCAAACGGGTTGCTCTCCGCGATTTCCGACAACGTATTTGTTGCCACCGTTTATATTACGGAAACAAAAATGCATTTTGTCCAGATGCTCGGCCAGATCCCCCATATCGGCATGACCGGTAGCGAATTGATGGACAAACTAACCAATCCGCACCTTGTCCGGGCTGACGTATTGGCTGCTCTGCCGGCTGAAGCTGCTGCCAAAGCAGGCGAAATCATCAAACATTTTGATCACCTGGCTGTTGCGATTAACACCGGTACCAACATCCCGAGTGTGGCAACCCCTAATGGCCAGGCCGCTTTCCTTTTCTTGCTGACTTCAGCACTGGCGCCTGTCATCAGACTCTCCTACGGTCGGATGGTTTGGCTGGCGTTACCATACACGATTACCATGTCATTAACAGGCCTTATTTCTGCTTACCTGTTTTTGTAA
- a CDS encoding DUF362 domain-containing protein encodes MEKAKVYFTNFRTKAFGDGLPAKLKKLIKKAGIGDIDMDGKFAAIKLHFGELGNISYLRPNYARAVADVVKELGGKPFLTDCNTMYPGSRKNALEHLQCAWENGFTPLTVGCPILIGDGLKGTDDVDVPLSGCEYVKEAKIGRAIMDADVFISLTHFKGHEVTGFGGAIKNIGMGCGSRAGKTEQHSSGKAQIDESLCRGCLACQKECANDGLYFDEEHKKMRVNLDNCVGCGRCLGACNFDAISFDFNAAVEMLNRRMAEYTKAVVDGRPCFHISLVVDVSPNCDCHGENDVPILPNLGMFASFDPLALDQACVDACLAADPLPGSQLADNLTKPDFHDHHDHFTNNRPESEWQSCMAHAEKIGLGTRSYELITVK; translated from the coding sequence ATGGAAAAAGCAAAGGTTTATTTTACAAATTTTCGCACCAAGGCCTTTGGTGACGGACTGCCGGCAAAGTTAAAAAAACTGATCAAAAAAGCCGGGATCGGAGATATTGATATGGACGGCAAATTTGCCGCCATCAAGCTTCATTTCGGAGAGCTGGGAAATATCAGCTATCTTCGGCCAAACTACGCCAGGGCCGTGGCTGACGTGGTCAAAGAGTTGGGGGGCAAACCCTTTTTGACCGACTGCAACACCATGTACCCGGGAAGTCGTAAAAACGCCCTTGAGCATCTGCAGTGCGCCTGGGAAAACGGATTTACACCATTGACCGTCGGCTGCCCCATTCTCATCGGCGACGGCCTTAAGGGGACCGATGACGTCGATGTACCCCTGAGCGGGTGCGAGTATGTCAAGGAGGCTAAAATCGGGCGGGCCATCATGGACGCCGATGTATTCATCAGCCTCACCCATTTTAAGGGACATGAAGTGACCGGTTTCGGCGGCGCCATTAAAAACATCGGCATGGGCTGCGGGTCCCGGGCAGGCAAAACCGAGCAGCACAGCAGCGGCAAGGCTCAAATTGACGAATCCCTGTGCCGGGGGTGCCTGGCCTGTCAAAAGGAATGCGCCAACGACGGGCTGTACTTTGATGAAGAACATAAAAAAATGCGGGTAAACCTGGACAATTGCGTGGGCTGCGGCCGTTGTCTCGGGGCCTGTAACTTTGACGCCATTTCATTTGACTTTAACGCCGCAGTGGAAATGTTGAACCGCCGTATGGCAGAGTATACCAAAGCCGTGGTGGACGGAAGACCGTGTTTTCATATCTCCCTGGTGGTGGATGTCTCACCGAACTGTGACTGCCACGGGGAAAACGATGTCCCCATTCTGCCGAATCTGGGCATGTTCGCCTCCTTTGACCCCCTGGCCCTGGACCAGGCCTGTGTGGACGCGTGCCTTGCGGCCGATCCCCTGCCCGGCAGCCAGCTGGCCGATAATCTGACCAAACCGGACTTCCACGACCACCACGACCATTTCACCAATAACCGGCCCGAGTCTGAATGGCAAAGCTGTATGGCCCATGCCGAAAAAATCGGTCTGGGAACCCGGTCCTACGAACTGATAACGGTCAAATAA
- a CDS encoding ATP-binding cassette domain-containing protein: MKDISCALELRDIHKSFGKREVLKGISLSADTGDVVSILGRSGSGKSTLLRCINFLETPDAGFVSVCGTKITVPAQDKEKKNSAVQRRFWRFAEKSAWCSSPLTSGTI; encoded by the coding sequence ATGAAAGACATATCTTGCGCACTCGAACTGAGGGATATCCATAAATCATTCGGCAAAAGGGAAGTGCTTAAAGGCATTTCCCTGTCTGCCGATACGGGTGATGTGGTGTCTATCCTGGGACGCAGCGGGTCGGGGAAAAGCACCCTACTTCGGTGCATCAATTTTCTGGAAACACCGGATGCGGGGTTTGTCAGTGTCTGCGGCACCAAGATCACGGTGCCGGCCCAAGATAAAGAGAAAAAAAATTCAGCGGTTCAAAGGCGGTTCTGGCGCTTCGCCGAAAAATCGGCATGGTGTTCCAGTCCTTTAACCTCTGGGACCATATGA
- a CDS encoding ABC transporter permease subunit, protein MVINNVSGYLGYDAYIEVNAFWAGVIALSLVFGAYGTEVFRGAILSVPKGQIKAAQAFGMTSFTIYKRIILPQMWRIALPGLGNLFMVLLKNTVLLSVIGVPELMRNAESAVGFTKKPFLFYLAATCLYLGLTAISMAAVAWFEKRTWQGVKRGI, encoded by the coding sequence GTGGTGATCAACAATGTGTCAGGATATCTGGGATATGATGCCTATATCGAAGTTAATGCATTCTGGGCCGGGGTGATTGCCCTGAGTCTTGTATTCGGGGCTTATGGCACAGAGGTCTTCCGGGGCGCCATTTTGTCGGTACCCAAAGGGCAGATCAAAGCTGCCCAAGCCTTTGGCATGACATCGTTTACCATATATAAACGAATTATTTTACCCCAGATGTGGCGCATCGCCCTGCCCGGGCTGGGGAACCTGTTTATGGTGCTGCTCAAGAATACTGTCCTGCTGTCGGTCATTGGCGTGCCCGAGCTGATGCGCAACGCAGAATCGGCAGTCGGATTTACCAAAAAACCGTTCCTATTCTACCTTGCGGCCACATGTCTATACCTGGGCTTGACAGCCATCAGCATGGCGGCCGTTGCCTGGTTTGAGAAACGAACCTGGCAAGGCGTCAAAAGAGGGATCTGA